In a genomic window of Thermoproteus tenax Kra 1:
- a CDS encoding 50S ribosomal protein L23 codes for MSVIRRFVLTEKALMLAEKENKITIIVDRSATKGVIKEQVEKLYGVKVEKVNTLITSRGEKKAIVKLAKENNAFDLLSRLGLL; via the coding sequence ATGAGCGTGATACGCAGATTTGTACTCACCGAGAAGGCCTTGATGCTAGCGGAGAAGGAGAACAAGATAACGATTATAGTAGACAGATCGGCCACTAAGGGCGTCATCAAGGAGCAGGTTGAGAAGCTCTACGGAGTTAAGGTTGAAAAGGTGAACACGCTCATCACGTCGCGCGGAGAGAAAAAGGCCATAGTGAAGTTGGCGAAGGAGAATAACGCGTTTGACCTCCTCTCCAGG